A single Pseudobdellovibrionaceae bacterium DNA region contains:
- a CDS encoding aromatic amino acid hydroxylase, with amino-acid sequence MSSSKVKNVRIPDHLKKYVVDQDYERYTSEDQSVWRYIMRRLIDYLSEYAHPCYVDGLAKTGITSEEIPRISDMDAKLREFGWSALPVSGFIPPAAFMEFQSLGILPIASDMRTVDHVLYTPAPDIVHEAAGHAPILVDPAFARYLKRYGEVASKAIISKEDMDQYEAIRVLSDTKEDPTSTPDQVAEAGRLLDKATSAISYNSEAAYLGRMNWWTAEYGLIGDVNEPKIFGAGLLSSVGESKECLKPKVKKIPLTVHCLDYSYDITEQQPQLFVTPTFETLETVLGELAHRMAFRQGGLVGLEKAVQAKTVNTVEFNSGLQVSGVLVEYLHGQVAGQDEPTYVRFQGPAQLSLNRRELDGHGTTYHKEGFGSPVGLLKNEAKCLSAMDSQDLIRLGIVIGQKTRLEFASGIWVEGQIKSILRGNGQIVVIAFNDCTVKNKDQVLFEPGWGVFDMAVGCTIPSVFGGPADRTSYGNLDDFVAKRVPSKERSPERLREFDFYQSIRDLRNNTSTGTARADQLQGLVARYLEDYAGKWLMGVELLELALQLDLHDIAKRIEKNLVENPPRSEDVQSCIAEGIRLAKTMPC; translated from the coding sequence GTGTCCAGTTCCAAGGTCAAGAATGTCAGAATTCCTGATCACCTCAAAAAGTATGTGGTAGATCAAGATTACGAGAGATACACGTCAGAGGACCAGTCCGTGTGGCGCTACATTATGCGTCGACTCATCGACTACCTGTCCGAGTATGCCCACCCCTGCTATGTTGATGGCCTTGCCAAGACCGGCATTACCAGTGAAGAAATCCCACGCATTTCAGACATGGATGCAAAACTGCGGGAATTCGGTTGGTCGGCTCTGCCGGTGAGTGGATTTATTCCACCAGCAGCTTTTATGGAGTTTCAGTCCTTGGGTATTCTGCCGATCGCCAGCGATATGCGCACCGTCGATCACGTTCTTTACACTCCCGCTCCGGACATCGTCCATGAGGCGGCAGGTCACGCGCCCATTTTGGTCGATCCGGCCTTTGCTCGATATCTTAAGCGATATGGAGAGGTCGCAAGTAAAGCCATTATCAGTAAAGAGGACATGGATCAGTACGAAGCCATCCGTGTTCTCAGTGACACTAAAGAAGACCCCACCAGCACCCCTGATCAGGTCGCTGAGGCGGGCCGCCTTTTGGATAAAGCCACTTCAGCCATTTCCTACAACAGCGAAGCCGCTTATCTAGGACGAATGAACTGGTGGACGGCTGAGTACGGATTGATTGGTGATGTGAATGAACCAAAAATCTTTGGCGCAGGATTGCTGTCCTCAGTTGGTGAATCTAAAGAATGTCTAAAGCCCAAGGTCAAAAAAATTCCTCTCACCGTTCATTGTTTGGACTACTCATACGACATCACCGAACAGCAGCCACAGCTGTTTGTGACACCCACCTTTGAAACTCTTGAGACCGTTCTTGGCGAACTTGCTCATCGCATGGCGTTTCGCCAAGGTGGCCTGGTTGGATTGGAAAAGGCTGTACAGGCCAAGACTGTCAATACGGTAGAGTTCAATTCGGGCCTACAAGTTTCAGGTGTCTTGGTTGAGTATCTGCATGGTCAGGTTGCGGGACAGGATGAGCCTACATATGTTCGCTTTCAAGGGCCCGCCCAACTGAGTCTTAATCGCCGAGAACTGGATGGGCATGGTACGACCTATCACAAAGAAGGATTTGGATCACCGGTCGGATTACTTAAGAACGAGGCTAAATGCCTATCCGCCATGGACAGCCAGGACCTAATTCGCTTGGGAATTGTGATTGGCCAAAAAACTCGCCTTGAGTTTGCAAGTGGCATTTGGGTCGAAGGGCAGATCAAGAGTATCCTGCGAGGCAATGGCCAAATTGTAGTCATCGCCTTCAATGATTGTACTGTTAAAAATAAAGACCAGGTTTTGTTTGAGCCGGGCTGGGGGGTCTTCGATATGGCCGTTGGCTGTACCATTCCCTCTGTCTTTGGCGGACCCGCCGATCGAACCTCCTACGGCAATCTGGATGACTTTGTCGCCAAACGTGTGCCATCAAAGGAAAGAAGTCCTGAGCGCCTAAGAGAGTTTGATTTTTACCAAAGTATTCGAGACCTCCGAAATAACACAAGCACCGGCACTGCGCGGGCTGATCAACTCCAGGGACTTGTGGCTCGATATTTGGAGGATTACGCCGGCAAGTGGCTCATGGGAGTGGAACTTCTGGAGCTGGCTCTACAGCTCGACCTACATGACATTGCAAAACGAATAGAAAAAAATCTAGTTGAGAACCCCCCCCGCTCTGAAGACGTGCAGAGCTGTATAGCCGAAGGCATCCGACTGGCTAAAACGATGCCATGTTAG
- the rfaD gene encoding ADP-glyceromanno-heptose 6-epimerase — protein sequence MILVTGATGFIGSALVWELNQRGRTDLLVSDHIEPKDRSDHLRKRTFKDFVPADHLTSHLSTVAKDLEAVFHMGACSSTTEKNAEYLRKNNTEYTRHLFEFCTKHQIPFQYASSGAVYGDGSQGFCDRTDPESFTPLNLYGKSKLDFDIWALKQESHPPHWQGLRFFNVYGPNEYHKGPMASVAFKAFQQIEETGQLRLFKSHNANYEDGKQLRDFVYVKDITRWMVEIYESKGGIRNGIYNQGFGKARTWLDLAQAVFSSLGQKLKIEWIDVPVDIRDQYQYFTEANMEKAFAEGLSQPQWSLEKGVADYVENYLVQSDPYL from the coding sequence ATGATTCTGGTGACAGGGGCCACAGGCTTTATTGGTAGTGCGTTGGTATGGGAACTCAACCAGAGAGGACGTACGGACCTGCTCGTCTCTGACCATATTGAGCCCAAAGACAGATCGGACCACCTGCGGAAGCGAACCTTTAAGGACTTTGTCCCGGCCGATCACCTCACCTCACATCTCTCGACCGTAGCCAAAGATCTTGAGGCTGTCTTTCACATGGGCGCCTGCTCCTCAACTACCGAGAAAAATGCCGAATACTTAAGAAAAAATAATACCGAGTACACCCGTCACCTATTTGAGTTTTGCACCAAACACCAAATTCCCTTTCAATATGCCAGTAGTGGCGCTGTCTACGGGGACGGCTCCCAGGGATTTTGCGACCGAACAGACCCCGAGTCCTTCACCCCCCTTAATCTTTATGGAAAGTCCAAGCTTGATTTTGATATTTGGGCTCTAAAACAGGAAAGCCACCCCCCCCACTGGCAAGGACTGCGCTTTTTTAACGTCTATGGACCGAACGAGTATCACAAAGGTCCGATGGCAAGTGTGGCATTTAAGGCATTTCAGCAAATTGAAGAGACCGGACAACTTCGCCTATTTAAATCGCACAATGCAAACTATGAGGACGGCAAACAACTCCGCGATTTTGTTTATGTTAAAGATATCACTCGTTGGATGGTTGAAATCTATGAGTCCAAAGGCGGCATTCGCAACGGGATTTACAACCAGGGATTTGGCAAAGCACGGACTTGGCTGGACCTCGCTCAAGCAGTTTTTTCCTCCTTGGGACAGAAGCTGAAAATTGAGTGGATAGATGTTCCTGTTGATATCCGCGACCAGTACCAGTATTTCACAGAAGCTAATATGGAAAAGGCTTTTGCCGAAGGCCTGAGTCAGCCCCAATGGTCCCTGGAAAAAGGTGTTGCCGATTATGTAGAAAACTATCTGGTTCAATCTGATCCGTATTTATAA